A stretch of Fusobacterium periodonticum ATCC 33693 DNA encodes these proteins:
- a CDS encoding DUF4198 domain-containing protein has product MLSKKLLIGALVATMSMSAFAHFQMIHTADSDISGKSSVPFELIFTHPADGTEAHSMDIGKDEKGTIQPVVEFFSVHNGEKKDLKANLKASKFGPASKQVTSYKFNLDKNSGLKGGGDWGLILVPAPYYESAEDVYIQQITKVLVNKDELATDWNKRLADGYPEIIPLSNPITWKGEIFRGQVVDKDGKAVANAEIEIEYLNSNIKNSKFVGELQKDKTATVIYADENGYFSFVPVHKGYWGFAALGAGGELKYNGKELSQDAVLWIEAK; this is encoded by the coding sequence CATTTTCAAATGATTCACACAGCTGATTCAGATATTTCTGGTAAATCATCTGTTCCATTTGAATTAATATTCACTCATCCTGCTGATGGGACAGAAGCACACAGTATGGATATAGGAAAAGACGAAAAAGGAACTATACAACCTGTTGTAGAATTTTTCTCAGTACATAATGGAGAAAAGAAAGATTTAAAAGCTAATTTAAAAGCTTCAAAATTTGGACCTGCTTCAAAGCAAGTTACTTCTTATAAATTTAATTTAGATAAAAATTCTGGATTAAAAGGTGGAGGAGATTGGGGATTAATTCTTGTTCCAGCTCCATATTATGAATCTGCAGAAGATGTATATATTCAACAAATAACTAAGGTATTAGTAAATAAAGATGAATTAGCTACTGATTGGAATAAGAGATTAGCTGATGGATATCCTGAAATAATTCCTTTATCAAATCCTATAACTTGGAAAGGAGAAATCTTTAGAGGGCAAGTTGTAGATAAAGATGGAAAGGCTGTTGCTAATGCTGAAATAGAAATAGAATATTTAAATTCAAATATTAAAAATTCAAAATTTGTAGGAGAATTACAAAAAGATAAAACAGCAACTGTTATTTATGCTGATGAAAATGGATATTTCTCATTTGTTCCAGTTCATAAAGGATACTGGGGATTCGCTGCTTTAGGAGCAGGTGGAGAATTAAAATATAATGGAAAAGAATTATCTCAAGATGCAGTTCTTTGGATAGAAGCTAAATAA
- the asnA gene encoding aspartate--ammonia ligase: MAYTSSLDILETEIAIKKVKDFFESHLSKELDLLRVSAPLFVIPESGLNDNLNGTERPVSFDTKNGERVEIVHSLAKWKRMALYRYNIENHRGIYTDMNAIRRDEDTDFIHSYYVDQWDWEKIISKEDRNEEYLKEVVRKIYSVFKATEDYITKEYPKLTKKLPEEITFITSQELEDKYPTLTPKNREHAAAKEYGAIFLMKIGGKLSSGEKHDGRAPDYDDWDLNGDIIFNYPLLGIGLELSSMGIRVDENSLEEQLKISHCEDRRTMPYHQMILNKVLPYTIGGGIGQSRICMFFLDKLHIGEVQASIWSQEVHEICRQMNIKLL; encoded by the coding sequence ATGGCTTATACATCTAGTTTAGATATACTAGAAACAGAAATTGCTATAAAAAAAGTTAAAGATTTTTTTGAAAGTCATCTATCAAAAGAATTAGACTTATTAAGAGTTTCAGCACCTTTATTTGTTATACCTGAATCTGGTCTTAATGATAATTTAAATGGTACAGAAAGACCTGTTTCATTTGATACAAAAAATGGTGAAAGAGTTGAGATAGTTCATTCTCTTGCTAAATGGAAAAGAATGGCTCTATACAGATATAATATTGAAAACCATAGAGGTATCTATACAGATATGAATGCTATAAGAAGAGATGAAGATACAGACTTTATCCACTCTTATTATGTTGACCAATGGGACTGGGAAAAAATTATTTCTAAAGAAGATAGAAATGAAGAATATTTAAAAGAAGTTGTAAGAAAAATTTACTCTGTTTTTAAAGCCACTGAAGACTATATTACTAAAGAATATCCTAAACTTACTAAAAAATTACCAGAAGAAATAACTTTTATCACAAGTCAAGAACTTGAAGATAAATATCCAACATTGACTCCTAAAAATAGAGAGCATGCTGCTGCTAAAGAGTATGGAGCAATTTTCTTAATGAAAATAGGAGGAAAACTTTCTTCTGGAGAAAAGCATGATGGAAGAGCTCCTGACTATGATGATTGGGATTTAAATGGAGATATCATATTTAACTACCCTCTTTTAGGTATAGGTCTTGAATTATCTTCAATGGGTATAAGAGTTGATGAAAATTCTTTAGAAGAACAATTAAAAATATCTCATTGTGAAGACAGAAGAACAATGCCATATCATCAAATGATTTTAAATAAAGTTTTACCATACACTATAGGTGGTGGAATTGGTCAATCTCGTATATGTATGTTTTTCTTAGATAAATTGCATATAGGTGAAGTACAAGCTTCTATTTGGTCTCAAGAAGTACATGAAATTTGTAGACAAATGAATATTAAATTATTATAA
- a CDS encoding M18 family aminopeptidase: MNKQKLAKDLIKFIDDSPSNYFACINAKEILNKNGFTELSEAEEWKLKKGEKYYVTINDSGIIAFTIGTDKIYKSGYRIAASHTDSPGFLIKPNPEMNKKDYDILNTEVYGGPILSTWFDRPLSFSGRVFVEGDSAFKPKKYFINYDKDLFIIPSLCIHQNRGVNDGMAINAQKDTLPLVSISRDKNKFSLTALLAKELKVKESEILSYDLSLHSREKGCILGANDEFVSVGRLDNLAAFHASLTSLVDNKDKKNTCIVVGYDNEEIGSHTIQGADSPTLANILGRISNAMDLTLEEHEQAIAKSFVISNDAAHSIHPNYLEKADPTNEPKINCGPVIKMAANKSYITDGYSRAVIEKIAKDAKIPLQVFVNRSDVRGGSTIGPIQQSQIRIQGIDIGSPLLSMHSVRELGGVEDHYNLYKLILELFKN, encoded by the coding sequence ATGAATAAACAAAAATTAGCAAAAGATTTGATTAAATTTATAGATGACAGTCCATCTAATTATTTTGCTTGTATTAATGCAAAAGAAATTTTAAATAAAAATGGTTTTACTGAACTTTCTGAAGCTGAAGAATGGAAATTAAAAAAAGGTGAAAAATACTATGTTACTATAAATGATAGTGGAATTATAGCTTTTACTATAGGAACTGATAAAATTTATAAATCAGGATATAGAATAGCTGCTTCTCACACAGATAGCCCTGGGTTTTTAATCAAACCTAATCCTGAAATGAACAAAAAAGACTATGATATTTTAAATACAGAAGTTTATGGAGGCCCTATTTTAAGTACTTGGTTTGACAGACCTCTATCTTTTAGTGGAAGAGTTTTTGTTGAAGGTGACTCTGCTTTCAAACCTAAAAAATATTTCATTAATTATGATAAAGATCTTTTTATCATTCCATCTCTTTGTATACATCAAAATAGAGGAGTTAATGATGGTATGGCTATCAATGCTCAAAAAGATACTTTACCTCTTGTTAGCATTTCAAGAGATAAAAATAAATTTTCTTTAACAGCATTATTAGCAAAAGAATTAAAAGTAAAAGAAAGTGAAATTTTAAGCTACGATTTAAGTTTACATTCAAGAGAAAAAGGTTGCATATTAGGTGCTAATGATGAATTTGTATCTGTTGGAAGATTAGATAACCTTGCTGCTTTTCATGCTAGTCTTACTTCTTTAGTGGATAATAAAGATAAAAAGAATACTTGTATAGTTGTTGGTTATGATAATGAAGAAATAGGTTCTCATACAATACAAGGAGCAGATAGCCCAACTTTAGCTAATATATTAGGAAGAATTTCTAATGCTATGGATTTAACTTTAGAAGAACATGAACAAGCTATAGCTAAATCATTTGTTATTTCTAATGATGCTGCTCACTCTATACATCCTAATTATTTAGAAAAGGCTGATCCAACTAATGAGCCTAAAATTAATTGTGGACCTGTAATAAAGATGGCAGCTAATAAATCATATATAACTGATGGATATTCAAGAGCAGTTATAGAAAAAATTGCTAAAGATGCCAAAATTCCTTTACAAGTTTTTGTCAATCGTTCTGATGTTCGTGGAGGTTCAACAATAGGACCTATACAACAATCTCAAATAAGAATACAAGGTATAGATATAGGAAGTCCATTACTTTCTATGCACTCTGTCAGAGAATTAGGTGGAGTTGAGGATCACTATAACCTATACAAATTAATTTTAGAGCTTTTTAAAAATTAA
- a CDS encoding UvrD-helicase domain-containing protein, translating into MNKIKNLVVSASAGTGKTYRLSLEYIAALSKKSNAEAVDYKNILVMTFTRKATAEIKEGILKKLSEFIEIYDICKNSKLSVRDTILNNKNLDEKKKNNYINLIESIEKIEEDLTVNKEFLENLANIYKDIIRNKEKLKIYTIDAFLNIIFKNIVVNLMKIKSYSLIDEEENSVYYKKILESIFTNKKLFNDFKNFFTENSEKNIDKYISIIGNLISSRWKYILSLNDNKEYIKKEKLSINEKPVEILRELFTYLENDVKKDLYDVLKNDCKIYIGKSTEAQKELLVKNANFFFQNGTAGLIYNGNKLKKATDKEYKEYIISRQEDLKESLAKEVYNEILIPYEEKIFELSLEFFKLYDMFKIRDKNFTFNDIAVYTYMAIFNKENGLIDENGLTDVFFESLDMNIETIFIDEFQDTSILQWKILYEFTKIAKIVVCVGDDKQSIYGWRDGEKRLFENLKTILDAKKEPLTKSYRSDINIVSYCNELFSAISKKDNWAFNPSEINSKNQGYVKAICISDCNEEDNIYSVLLEELKAFEPYDNVAIIARTNGELNEIAQLLENEKIPYILNNEKNISEYPGIFECFELLKYLIYENDLALFNFISSPLSNIGTVDIEVLLKNKKEVLSYINFSQDNNFILSLENKKVIKFLNKIIEIKKNFKNFKVQNLIYEIIKKFQFLDYFSKENEVKNIYDFYLLTNSYLSVLDLLNDYNENKLVLADLNSNKKGIELVTIHKSKGLEFKTTFVIKNDKKSKSFDIDFLFEMNETYDKTTFSLFAKKGYKSILENCFKNKVAEYVKKIQEEETNNFYVALTRPKNNLVVIYNDRLFDEKPLENSILKDFFSCEIGEIHKKSEIIEEEVVEETSYNSSSYFLNTNSENEEVDSFEVNNSKFLLETEEKRMTGILVHYFFENLKYGSEDEVAFAKNLCYKKYLSYFGKKKLDEIFSKENIEIFLNRDKEIFSKKWDYIYNEYVLYDATDKKEYRIDRLMIKDNEDGTGEIYIVDFKTGGKNENQLKTYASVLKKTFKELKDYKIKTNFLEFDVF; encoded by the coding sequence ATGAATAAAATAAAAAATTTAGTTGTAAGTGCTAGTGCAGGAACAGGGAAAACTTACAGGCTTTCTCTTGAATATATTGCTGCCCTTTCTAAGAAATCAAATGCAGAAGCTGTTGACTATAAAAATATTTTAGTTATGACTTTTACAAGAAAGGCAACTGCTGAAATAAAAGAAGGGATATTAAAAAAATTAAGTGAATTTATAGAGATTTATGATATTTGTAAAAACTCTAAACTTTCAGTAAGAGATACAATTTTAAATAATAAGAATTTAGATGAAAAGAAAAAAAATAACTATATAAATCTTATTGAAAGTATAGAAAAAATTGAAGAAGATTTAACTGTAAATAAAGAATTTTTAGAAAATTTAGCAAATATATATAAGGATATTATTAGAAATAAAGAAAAGTTAAAAATTTATACTATAGATGCTTTTTTAAATATAATCTTTAAAAATATAGTTGTAAATTTAATGAAAATAAAATCATATTCTTTGATAGATGAAGAAGAGAATTCTGTTTATTACAAAAAAATTCTTGAAAGTATTTTTACTAATAAAAAACTATTTAATGACTTCAAGAATTTCTTTACTGAGAATTCTGAAAAAAATATAGATAAATATATTTCAATAATTGGTAATTTAATTTCTTCAAGATGGAAATATATTTTATCTTTAAATGATAATAAAGAATATATAAAAAAAGAAAAACTTAGTATTAATGAAAAACCAGTGGAAATTTTAAGAGAACTTTTTACATACCTTGAAAATGATGTAAAAAAAGATTTGTATGATGTCTTAAAAAATGATTGTAAAATCTATATAGGAAAAAGTACTGAAGCACAAAAAGAGTTATTAGTTAAAAATGCTAATTTCTTCTTTCAAAATGGTACAGCAGGTTTAATATACAATGGGAACAAATTGAAAAAAGCCACAGATAAAGAGTATAAAGAATATATAATTTCAAGACAAGAAGACTTAAAAGAAAGTTTAGCAAAAGAAGTATATAATGAAATTTTAATACCTTATGAAGAAAAGATTTTTGAATTGAGCTTAGAATTCTTTAAACTTTATGATATGTTTAAAATAAGAGATAAAAATTTCACATTTAATGATATAGCAGTCTATACTTATATGGCTATTTTTAATAAAGAAAATGGATTAATAGATGAAAATGGACTTACAGATGTCTTTTTTGAAAGCTTAGATATGAATATAGAAACTATTTTCATAGATGAATTTCAAGATACAAGTATATTACAATGGAAAATTCTATATGAATTCACTAAAATAGCTAAGATAGTAGTTTGTGTAGGTGATGATAAACAAAGTATCTATGGTTGGAGAGATGGAGAAAAAAGATTATTTGAAAATCTTAAAACTATTTTAGATGCAAAGAAAGAGCCTTTAACAAAATCTTATAGGAGTGATATTAATATAGTTTCTTATTGTAATGAGCTTTTTTCTGCTATTTCTAAAAAAGATAACTGGGCTTTCAATCCAAGTGAAATTAATTCTAAAAATCAAGGTTATGTAAAAGCTATATGTATAAGTGATTGTAATGAAGAAGATAATATTTATTCTGTTCTCTTAGAAGAATTAAAAGCTTTTGAGCCTTATGATAATGTTGCTATAATAGCAAGAACCAATGGTGAACTTAATGAGATAGCACAGCTCTTAGAAAATGAAAAAATACCATATATTCTAAATAATGAGAAAAATATTTCTGAATATCCTGGAATTTTTGAGTGTTTTGAACTTTTAAAATATCTAATTTATGAAAACGACTTAGCTTTATTCAATTTTATTTCTTCTCCACTTAGTAATATAGGAACAGTGGATATTGAAGTTTTACTAAAAAATAAAAAAGAAGTTCTTTCTTATATAAATTTCTCTCAAGATAATAATTTTATACTCTCTTTAGAAAATAAAAAAGTTATAAAATTTTTAAATAAAATTATAGAAATTAAAAAGAATTTTAAGAATTTTAAAGTTCAAAATCTAATCTATGAAATTATAAAAAAATTCCAATTTTTAGATTATTTTTCTAAAGAGAATGAAGTTAAAAATATCTATGACTTCTATCTTTTAACTAATTCTTATCTTTCTGTTTTAGATTTATTAAATGATTATAATGAGAATAAACTTGTTCTTGCAGATCTAAACTCAAATAAAAAAGGAATTGAACTAGTAACTATACATAAATCTAAAGGGCTAGAATTTAAGACTACTTTTGTAATCAAAAATGATAAAAAATCAAAGTCTTTTGATATAGATTTTTTGTTTGAAATGAATGAAACATATGATAAAACTACTTTTTCATTATTTGCCAAGAAAGGATATAAAAGTATCTTGGAAAACTGTTTTAAAAATAAGGTAGCTGAATATGTTAAGAAAATACAAGAAGAAGAAACTAACAATTTTTATGTTGCACTAACAAGACCTAAAAACAATCTTGTAGTTATATATAATGATAGACTTTTTGATGAAAAACCTTTAGAAAATTCTATTTTAAAAGATTTCTTCTCATGTGAAATTGGTGAGATACATAAAAAATCAGAAATTATTGAAGAGGAAGTAGTTGAAGAGACTTCATATAATTCATCTTCTTATTTTTTGAATACAAACTCTGAGAATGAAGAAGTTGATAGCTTTGAAGTAAATAACAGTAAATTTTTACTTGAAACAGAAGAAAAAAGAATGACAGGTATTTTAGTTCACTACTTCTTTGAAAACCTAAAGTATGGAAGTGAAGATGAAGTTGCCTTTGCCAAAAACTTATGTTATAAAAAATATTTATCATATTTTGGAAAGAAAAAACTAGATGAAATATTTTCAAAAGAAAATATTGAAATCTTCTTAAATAGAGACAAGGAAATTTTTTCTAAGAAATGGGATTACATTTATAATGAATATGTTCTATATGATGCTACAGATAAGAAAGAATATAGAATAGACAGACTTATGATAAAAGATAATGAAGATGGCACAGGAGAAATATACATAGTAGATTTTAAAACAGGTGGAAAAAATGAAAATCAATTAAAAACATATGCTTCTGTATTAAAGAAAACTTTTAAAGAATTAAAAGATTATAAAATAAAAACTAATTTTTTAGAATTTGATGTTTTTTAA
- a CDS encoding PD-(D/E)XK nuclease family protein yields MKQIEYSYLNYNQSADNKLLSTIEKFPEDSLIIVENELAKKQYFSYVNKGQLRVKRNLISFEDFLDKIFISDKKILKDIKRFFLFYSYLKDDVKKKLNITNYFDCIEIADDFFEFFSYIKNKEALENLNLSKWQEEKFELFFEIKNEMDKFLNENSYLPSDWLYSITNLKLDFLKKYKKLVFFDIVDFPYNFSKILETLKNYYNIEIMLQMEDKDFNRDKLKLNRVTLIDKKLDIKLAKYSNELELYTMILSRQYDNYYTTDISKEDRYSIFTKSNKFYLNDTKFYKIIETYLNLLNGIDYKNKNLIDIFLVKENVFNSAFMEFYGLDVEDYKCFEKIISRDYRYISLNLLKEDYYSHFLNDNENLKIKLNLIFETLDSINNINNIDDLNNFLCTNFFSSKMDIDFFMENKFDSLYDKIYEILGLLNSNENIDFFDNFNKFFKTNIGKNIFTLFFNYLNKIDIYSIEKNQNKDKELKNLNLIKYSAKNLENSALIYADSQSLPKIKANSNLFTEQQKMKLALKTNEDEILIQKYRFFQNILNLDKITIYSLVNQDINIDFSPFIYELINKYSAKELDTDDLKGFFKSCYLQNKTEDFTKDNVFFRAFSKKNTDFINNTLTIGAYDYILLKKNETFFFLNKICEIDSVSETSSVNGMSPKVLGNILHKTLEDIFKSNWKNILKDSTKLLLSKDEIKEYLEKHIWKEKLKIENFMELYLNEVLFPRLINNIENFFKVLYEELKDSKIKRIEAEKESTTKNVAYLEHKGIQVVLNGRADLLIETEKARYIIDFKTGNYNKDQLEFYSIMFYGSDTSLPVYSAAYNFWEEEKDFDFNKHLIDQLAEKDSNFKHFLKQFIDTDHYTLPSKSNLKENNFDFNEYYRYKNIIALEKIGDFDE; encoded by the coding sequence ATGAAACAAATAGAGTATAGCTATTTAAATTATAATCAATCAGCAGATAATAAGCTTTTATCAACTATAGAAAAGTTTCCAGAAGATAGCCTTATTATTGTTGAAAATGAATTAGCTAAGAAACAATATTTTTCTTATGTAAATAAAGGACAATTAAGAGTTAAAAGAAACCTTATTTCTTTTGAAGATTTTTTAGATAAAATTTTTATTTCAGATAAAAAAATCTTAAAAGATATTAAAAGGTTCTTTTTATTTTATTCATACCTTAAAGATGATGTTAAAAAAAAATTAAATATTACTAATTATTTTGACTGCATAGAAATTGCTGACGATTTCTTTGAGTTTTTTTCTTATATAAAAAATAAAGAAGCCTTGGAAAACTTAAATTTATCTAAATGGCAAGAAGAAAAATTTGAGCTATTTTTTGAAATAAAAAATGAAATGGATAAATTCTTAAATGAAAATTCTTATCTTCCAAGTGACTGGCTTTATTCAATAACTAATTTGAAACTTGATTTTTTAAAAAAGTATAAAAAATTAGTATTTTTTGATATAGTTGATTTTCCATATAATTTCTCAAAGATTTTAGAAACTTTAAAAAATTATTACAATATAGAAATTATGTTACAAATGGAAGATAAAGATTTCAATCGAGATAAATTAAAGCTAAATAGAGTTACTCTTATAGATAAAAAATTGGATATAAAACTTGCTAAATATTCAAATGAATTAGAACTTTACACTATGATTTTATCAAGACAATATGACAATTATTACACAACAGATATTAGCAAAGAAGATAGATATTCTATATTCACTAAATCAAATAAATTCTATTTGAATGATACAAAATTCTATAAAATAATTGAAACTTATCTTAATCTTTTAAATGGAATAGATTATAAAAATAAGAATCTTATAGATATTTTTCTAGTAAAAGAAAACGTATTTAATTCTGCTTTTATGGAATTCTACGGCCTTGATGTTGAGGACTATAAATGCTTTGAAAAAATTATCTCTAGAGATTATAGATATATTTCATTAAATCTTTTAAAAGAAGATTACTATTCACATTTTTTAAATGATAATGAAAACTTAAAAATAAAATTAAACTTAATATTTGAAACTTTAGATAGCATAAATAATATAAACAATATAGATGATTTAAATAATTTTCTATGTACTAATTTCTTTAGTTCAAAAATGGATATAGATTTCTTTATGGAAAATAAATTTGATAGTCTTTATGATAAAATTTATGAAATCTTAGGACTTTTAAATTCTAATGAAAATATTGATTTCTTTGATAATTTTAATAAATTCTTTAAAACAAATATTGGTAAAAATATTTTTACACTATTTTTCAACTACCTAAATAAAATTGATATCTATTCTATAGAGAAGAATCAAAATAAGGATAAAGAATTGAAAAATTTGAACTTAATCAAATATTCTGCTAAAAATTTAGAGAACTCAGCACTTATTTATGCTGATAGTCAAAGTTTACCAAAGATAAAAGCTAATAGCAATCTATTTACAGAGCAACAAAAAATGAAGTTGGCTTTAAAAACAAATGAAGATGAAATTCTTATTCAAAAATATAGATTTTTTCAAAATATATTAAATTTGGATAAGATTACTATTTATTCTTTGGTCAATCAAGATATAAATATTGATTTCTCTCCTTTTATATATGAACTTATAAATAAGTATTCAGCTAAAGAACTTGATACAGATGACTTAAAAGGATTTTTTAAGTCTTGTTATTTACAAAATAAAACTGAAGATTTTACAAAAGATAATGTATTTTTTAGAGCATTCTCAAAGAAAAATACTGATTTTATAAATAATACTTTAACTATAGGAGCATATGACTATATCCTATTAAAAAAGAATGAAACTTTCTTTTTCTTAAATAAAATTTGTGAAATCGATAGTGTCAGTGAAACAAGTTCAGTTAATGGTATGTCTCCAAAAGTTTTAGGAAATATCTTACATAAAACTTTAGAAGATATATTTAAAAGTAATTGGAAAAATATATTAAAAGACAGCACTAAGTTACTTCTTTCAAAAGATGAAATAAAAGAGTATCTAGAAAAACACATATGGAAAGAAAAGTTAAAAATAGAAAACTTTATGGAGCTATATCTTAATGAAGTTTTATTTCCTAGATTAATTAACAATATAGAAAACTTTTTTAAAGTTTTATATGAGGAATTAAAGGACAGTAAAATTAAAAGAATAGAAGCTGAAAAAGAATCTACAACTAAGAATGTAGCTTACTTAGAACATAAGGGGATACAAGTTGTTTTAAATGGTAGAGCTGACTTACTTATAGAAACTGAAAAAGCAAGATATATTATTGATTTTAAGACTGGAAACTACAATAAAGACCAGCTAGAATTCTATTCTATAATGTTCTATGGTTCAGACACTTCTTTACCTGTTTATAGTGCTGCCTATAATTTCTGGGAAGAGGAAAAAGATTTTGATTTTAACAAACATTTAATAGATCAATTAGCTGAAAAGGATAGTAATTTCAAACATTTTCTTAAACAATTTATAGATACTGACCATTATACTTTACCTAGTAAAAGTAATTTAAAAGAAAACAATTTTGATTTTAATGAGTACTATAGATATAAAAATATAATAGCCTTAGAAAAAATAGGTGATTTTGATGAATAA
- a CDS encoding NUDIX hydrolase, which produces MKFKHISKNQVFKNDVITVFEETLALPNDNVVTWTFTGKKEVVAIIAEAENEIFFVKQYRPAIKKELLEIPAGLVEKGEDILDAAKREFEEEIGYRANKWEKICTYYNSAGINAGQYHLFYATDLEKTQQSLDENEFLEIIKISFKDIDIFSLEDSKTMLALSYLKIKKEGAL; this is translated from the coding sequence ATGAAATTTAAGCATATATCAAAAAATCAAGTATTTAAAAATGATGTAATAACTGTATTTGAAGAAACATTGGCTTTACCTAATGATAATGTTGTTACATGGACTTTTACTGGAAAAAAGGAAGTTGTTGCTATAATAGCTGAAGCTGAAAATGAAATCTTTTTTGTAAAACAGTATAGACCTGCAATAAAAAAAGAACTTCTTGAAATCCCAGCTGGTTTAGTTGAAAAAGGTGAAGATATACTGGATGCTGCAAAAAGAGAATTTGAAGAAGAAATTGGATATAGAGCTAATAAGTGGGAAAAAATTTGTACTTACTACAATTCAGCTGGAATAAATGCTGGACAATATCATTTATTTTATGCTACAGACTTAGAGAAAACTCAGCAATCATTGGATGAAAATGAGTTTTTAGAAATCATTAAAATTTCTTTTAAGGATATAGATATTTTTTCTCTTGAAGATTCAAAAACTATGCTTGCATTAAGCTATTTGAAAATAAAAAAAGAAGGTGCCTTATGA
- a CDS encoding alpha/beta hydrolase, translating to MKNAVIYIHGKYGTAKEAEYYTKFFNKADVIGFEYTSEYPWDFQKEFSVFIDNIYTKYKKISIIANSIGAYFTMVSLANKNIEKAFFISPIVDMEKLITNMMFLENITEEELYEKKEIKTSFGETLSWEYLTFVRKNPIEWNIPTYILYGEKDNMTSYETILNFTNKTKANLTIMKDGEHWFHTDQQMEFLDNWIKNLT from the coding sequence GTGAAAAATGCAGTAATTTATATACATGGAAAATATGGAACAGCTAAGGAAGCTGAATACTATACAAAATTTTTTAATAAAGCAGATGTTATAGGTTTTGAATATACTTCTGAATATCCTTGGGATTTTCAAAAAGAGTTTTCAGTTTTTATTGATAATATTTATACAAAATATAAAAAAATATCAATAATTGCTAATAGCATAGGAGCATATTTTACTATGGTTTCATTAGCTAATAAGAATATTGAAAAAGCATTTTTTATTTCACCTATTGTAGATATGGAAAAACTAATTACCAATATGATGTTTTTAGAAAATATAACAGAAGAGGAGTTATATGAAAAGAAAGAGATTAAAACATCATTTGGAGAAACATTGTCTTGGGAGTATCTTACTTTTGTAAGAAAAAATCCTATTGAATGGAATATTCCAACATATATCTTATATGGAGAAAAAGATAATATGACTTCTTATGAAACAATATTAAATTTTACCAATAAAACAAAAGCTAATTTAACAATTATGAAAGATGGAGAACATTGGTTTCATACAGATCAACAAATGGAATTCTTAGATAATTGGATAAAAAATTTAACTTAA
- the bioC gene encoding malonyl-ACP O-methyltransferase BioC, whose translation MNFDKHYSTYEKNSLAQRQVAEHLLSYMKDADILKSDVNSIFEIGCGTGIFTREYRKFFPKSSLILNDIFDVKNFIKDINYNIFIKENIEEIDIPKSDLVLSSSVFQWIDGLENLIRNIAENTEILCFSTYVFGNLLEIKNHFDISLDYLKVEEIEKIITKYFHKFKTYKESIKIDFDSPLSVLRHLKYTGVTGFQRAPFSKIKSFKDTCLTYEVAYFICKK comes from the coding sequence ATGAATTTTGATAAGCACTACAGCACCTATGAAAAAAATTCTTTAGCTCAAAGACAAGTAGCTGAACATCTCTTATCTTATATGAAAGATGCTGATATATTAAAAAGTGATGTTAATTCAATTTTTGAAATAGGTTGTGGAACTGGAATTTTTACAAGAGAGTATAGAAAATTTTTTCCTAAATCATCTTTAATTTTAAATGATATATTTGATGTTAAAAACTTTATAAAAGACATAAATTATAATATATTTATCAAGGAAAATATTGAAGAAATTGATATACCAAAAAGTGATTTAGTTCTTTCAAGTTCAGTTTTTCAATGGATAGATGGCTTAGAAAATCTTATTAGAAATATAGCTGAAAATACTGAAATTTTATGTTTTTCTACCTATGTTTTTGGAAATTTATTGGAAATTAAAAATCACTTTGATATATCTTTAGATTACTTAAAAGTTGAAGAAATTGAAAAAATTATTACTAAATACTTTCATAAATTTAAAACATATAAAGAAAGTATAAAGATAGATTTTGATAGTCCTTTATCAGTTTTAAGACATTTAAAATATACAGGTGTTACAGGTTTTCAAAGAGCTCCTTTTTCAAAAATTAAAAGTTTTAAAGATACTTGTTTGACATATGAAGTAGCTTATTTTATTTGTAAGAAATAG